CTGTGTTCCCTCAGTATCGTGAGGCTTCTGCTAATTTTCAGACTGTGGCTCAGCCGAAGAGCGATCTTTTATGGCTTGCGTCTGAGGGCGGATTGCTGGCGCTTGTTTTCTTTGCGATCTTTCTATTCGCCTATGCCAAGCGTTGCCGTGGCATGCTGGAGGGGGCCAGTGCGAGTTATCGTTTGCTGGCTCTGATCGCGGTGATCATCTTTGCCTTGAACGGCTTATTCGATGTGCCATGGCACCGCCCCGGTACGATGTACTTTGCGATTTTGTTGGCGGCGTTGGCATTGCCGACACGCACGCGAGCGGCCACCCATCTTCCCAAACTGTTCTGGCGAGCTTCGGGCGCATTATTGATTTTGTTCGGCTTACTCTGGTTGGCGGCAGGACTTTTCAATGCACCGTTTTACTCAGCAGTTAAATTGTCACAGGCGCAGGCTACCTTAGAGGCGCAGCTGTCGGAGGGCACGAAGCCCCCGGAGCGACCGTCTGAGGCGGATTTCGCGAATGCGACAGCAGTCGCGGATAGCTGGGTCGCCCAGCGTCCTCTTGACTGGCGGGCTTATTCGCTGCGTGCGCAACTTCGGTTGCAGGATACGCGGGATCTGGAGCAGGCCGATGCAGATTTTCGCCGTGCGCGTTTCGTCGAGCCGGTTTTGGGCGTGGTGAGTCAGGCCGAGGGGCGCGCTTGGTTGCCCTATGATCCAGAACGCGTGGTGGGGGCATGGCGAGAGACCTTGTTGCGAGAAATTGAGGATAAAGATCGCACTTACTCGAGCATGCTGCAGCAGGCCAGTGAGTCTTCAAGGCTGCAGGAGCGTATGGCCCGTCTGTCGGAAGTGGACCCTTACTATCGTGCATTCTTTTTATGTTCTCTGCGTGGACGGGAACTACAGCGGGAGATGGCGCGTGAACTCGCGAAGGATGCCGGGTTGAAAGCTTACAACGTAAAACTGCGCACTGAAATTGTGGAAAATTGGATCCAGCACGGAGACTTGAATTTGGCCGAAGCGTTCTTACAAAGCTATGAAGATTCCTTGGCCAATCGCTGGTGGCTGTGGTCTTTGTTATTAAAGGATCAGGCGAAATTCCAGCAGGCGATTCAACAGATTCGTGAGCATGTCGAGGTGCCTGAAATCCCGGCAGTGAAGGTGAACCTGGAAGAAGTGTCGATGGCACGTTTGACGCGTGAATATGCGGTTGATTCCGGAGACCGGATGAAGGGCGCGACTCTCATTTCGATTTATTTGGAGGGACAGGAATATGAAAAAGCCCTGTCTGTTTTGGACCGACTGCTTGAGACGCCTCAGCCACCCTTGTATCTCTACTACTGGCGCGCGGAGTGTCTCTACCAGTTGCAGGATTATATTGAGAGCTGGTATTCTTTTGAGAAATATTTGGAGAGGCTGTGGGGACGGGATGACGCCGCTAACCCAGTAGCTCAGGGATCGTAAAGGAAAAGGTCGTCCCTTCGCCGGTCGCGGATTCCCAGGTTAGGTGTCCACCGTGGCGCTGAATGAAATCTTCACAGAGCAATAGGCCGAAGCCTGAGCCCATTTCGCCGGAGGTACCGCTCTTTTGTTTGCGACCGTCGATCTTAAGCAAGAGTGCCTGAGTATCTTCTGTCATGCCGACGCCCTTGTCTTTAACCTGAAACTCCCATAGCCCCGGTTGGCGATAGATGCAGACTTTAATCTCGCCGCCTTGGTGGGAAAACTTGATCGCATTGGTCAATAGGTTGCGAAAGATCGCTTGTAGCATGTAGGGGTCGGCACGGATGATGCCTGAGTCGAAGGCATCGATTTTAATGCGTTGTTTTTTCTGATGCGCCACTGCGTGTAAGCGGTCGACCTCAGTGTTGAGTAGCTGCAAAATATCGATGGATTCGAGGCGAAACTTGAGCTCTTGGCCCGAGTTGCGCGTCCAGGCGACCAAATCTTTGAGCAGATCTTCCGCATCTTGGCCCGCCTTGTAGATGAGTCCGCTGAGACGTTTGGCCTCTTCGATGTCGTTTTGTTCGAGTCGCTGGTCCAGCATCCGGACGATGCCTAGCACGCCGCCAATCGCTGAGCGCAAGTCATGGCCCACCAGCGAGAGCAATTTATCTTTTGAGTGGTTGAGCGCCTGCAGGCGTATTTCCTCATCCGTTGGGCTGCCATGGATAAAGCCGTTGGAGCTGTCTAGCGGGTATCCATTAAACTGTGTCGGCGGGGTATTTGAATCCATATTGGGCCGACGATACTTATTCTTCTCGCCATGTAAAGGCATGACAGAGCGCAACCGCGGCCGCATCGGACTCGTCGAAGCGTAGTTCGAAATTGGTGCCGGTTATGTTTTGAATGGTGCGGGCGACTTGCTCCTTACTGGCGCGTCCCATGCCGACCACGGCCTGTTTGATGCGTAGCGGTGCATATTCGAATACGGGCAGCCCGCGCATGGCGGCGGTGCCGATGGCCGCGCCCCGGGCTGCTCCTAGGATTTGCGCGGTCTGAAAGTTTTGCACGTAGATGGTTTGCTCCACGGCGACATGGTCGACGGAGTGTTGATTTAAGAAATCGTCCACTTGATTGCCAATCGCGCCCAAGCACTCCGGCATCGAGAGACTGCGGTGTAGTTTCAAGGTGGCGGCTTCCAATATACGGGCTGTGCCATCGGCGCTGTAGTCGAGCACCGCAAAGCCACTGCCGCGTAAGCTGGGGTCGATGCCTAACACCCGCCCGCGAAAACTCCGGCCCAGTGTGACCCGTGTGGGCGCCTGCTTGGCGCCTGCGGCCTTTCCGCCGCGGGCGATGTGCGCCGCCCATAGTTTTCGTGTTGAGTTACTGGCCATGGCTTTAGGGAATAATGAGTTTGATACCGCCCACGATTACAAAGAACCAGATCAAGTATTCAAACAGCTTTTGATTGATGTGTTTCACGATCATTGGTGCGATTGCAGCACCCATCACTGAATAGAGCATAAAGCTGGCGCTGAAACGAATCGAGGCGAAATCGATGATTTGTAAGTCCACCATCAGTGGCACTTTCACTAGGTTCGCGAGTAAGAAGAACCAGGCCGAGGTGCCAATGTAAGCATATTTCGGCAGACCGGAGGCGATGAAGTAAAGCGCGGCCACTGGACCCGCGGCGTTGGCGACCATGGTGGCAAAGCCGCCAATGATGCCAGTGCTGCTGATAAATACGGGATGGTGAGGTAGGGTGTCGATTTCGGTCGCATGGCGGCGTAACCATTTGCGGTAAAAGTGCACCCCGGTCATGCTGAGTAGGATCAGCCCGATTAAAAAGCGCACCTGCGCATCGTCGACGCGGCTGAACACAAAGTAGCCGATCACAATGCCTGTCAGCATCCACGGGGCGAGTTTCCAGATGTAGCGCCATTCGGCATGACGACGGTAGACGATCACCGCGATGATGTCGGCCGAAATTAAAATTGGCAGTAAGATGCCCACCGATGCCTTGGGCGGCAGTGCCAGCGCCATTAGCACCACCGTGATATTGCCGACGCCGGGCAGGCCGCCCTTGCCCAAGCCCACTAAGAAGGCGCCCAGAGCGATCAGTCCATATTGCCATAGTTCGAGTGTGTCCATCGTCGCGAGCCTTGCATTCCGCGCCGCTTTGGCAAGAGTGCTTCAATCTATGCGATGGAAATGTATATGCGCCTATGATGGCACCGATTTTGATGGCTGGCAGCGCCAGCCGGGCGGCGAAGCTGTGCAAAATTATCTCGAGCGCGCGCTCTCGCAGATCTTTGACCAGCCGATTCAACTGCAGGGCAGCGGCCGCACCGATGCGGGCGTGCATGCGCGTGGGCAGTGCTTCCACTTTGATGCCGATTGGGCGCACGCTCCGGAAAAGCTGATACGTGCCTTGCACTCGATCTTGCCGACTTCCTTGAAGATTCATTCGGTCAAGCAGGTGAGCGAGGACTTTCATGCGCGCTTCTCTGTGACTGGTAAGCGCTACCTGTATCGCTACTATCTGGGCCGTGCGGACCCGATCGACGATCGCTACGTCTGGGCCTGCCGCGATCTGCCACTGGACGTCGAGGCGATGCAAGCGGCCGCCGACATTCTGGTCGGCACTCACGATTTTTCGGCCTACAGCGCCAGCCATGGTAAGGATAGCGATCCCAACACGGTCAAAACCGTCACTCGGCTGCAGATCAAGCAGAGCGGTAAGCACCTGCGCCTGGATGCCGAAGGCAGTGGCTTTCTTTATCGCATGGTGCGCAGCTTCGCAGGCGCACTGCACTCGGTCGGCCGGGGGCAACTGAGTCCTGCTGATATCGCAGAAATTCTTGCCTCTAAAGAACGCACCCACCGCATCGTGACCGCGCCCGCCAAGGGTCTATTTTTGGATAAGGTATTCTATCCTTAGGTGAGGAGGGCGCTGTGCCCTGCGTAGCTCGAAGAGCGAAGCACGGGTGACGGCGCCGGCAAAAGGTCTCTTTTTGGATAAGTTTTTTTATTGAAAGAAACTTGCAATAAAGGACTTCTTGATAACAGTCGCGTCTATCTATGGAAAATGCGACAGTAAGTACATGCCGTAGCCACGGCTGGCTCGATCACCTTGCGATAGGAATGGCAGCGGTTTGCGCCTTCCATTGCTTGTTGACGCCGATTCTCGTGATCGCGTTACCGATCATCGCGACGAGCTTTTTTGTGCATGAGGATTTCCATTTATGGATGATTCTGCTGGTGCTGCCGACGACAGGTTTTGCAGTTTTTATGGGTTGTCGTCAGCACAAGGACCGCTGGGTGGCGGTATTCAGCGCCATCGGTCTTTCGATTTTAGTTTTTTCCCTGGTGCAGGAGCGTTTGCACAGTGCGGGGCAGATGGAGGCGGCGAATGAAGCGGCGCATTGTTCAGCTTGCGCGGGCGATGTGCTAGCAGAGCCCGCTCCACTGCACAGCGCGGCATGGATCAATACGCTGGGCGGCTTGACTCTAGCGAGCGCGCATATTCGCAACTTCCGGCTGTGCCGCAAGCGTCGTTGCCAGCACGATTAGAGCTGAGACCAGCGCGACTCACGCCGCTCCCCAAAACGGTGCAGTGGCCTCGGTTCTCTGAACCGGGGTGGAGGAGGCGGTGGCCTCGGTTCTCTGAACCGGGGAGCGGTGGGGATTGGGAACGTCGAACGTCGAACATCGAACGTCCAACTTCGAATAATGAACCTTGATTCAAAAGCTGGAAGCCAGAGGTCTGAAAACAGAAGCCAGTCACTGTGAATCAGTCAGTTATGAAAATCACGGCATGCGTCATTTTGCGAGACAGGAAGTGCCATCACTGATTGATATTCATCTCTTGCCTCTGATATCCATTCGAAAAAAGTTTGGTCCTAATAGATATGTCTTTTGTAACCTCGGTTCTCTGAACCGGGGCGATGCCGATCGCCCCCGAAACAAAGTTTCGAGGCTACGCAAAGCCCAAGCTTATAGATCATATATTCTTAGAAGTGGTATGACATCTGTCTTCTGACTGCTTTGTCTAAGTTGAATGAAATAGCGCACCCATCAGAGATTCATCATTGGACGTTCGATGTTGGACGTTCAACGTTCAATCTGCCTCAAGACATGAGTCTTCAAGCGGCTACGGTGCACTGGCCTCGGTTCTCTGAACCGGGGTGGTGGTCGTGGAGGAGGGCCGCGCGGCTAGGGCTTCGCGCACTCGTCGCACACGCCATAGACTTCCATCATGTGGGCGATCTGTGAGTAGCCGTGCGCTTGGGCGCGTTTCACGACTTCGTGCCCGACACAGACATCCAGCCGCTCGGCTTTGTGGCACTCGCGGCAAATCAGGTGGTGGTAGTGCTCGTCGGGCGCTGTCAGTTCGAAGAGGTGGGTGCCGTTTTCCAAGGGCACGCGTTGCAGCACGCCGAGCTTTTCAAAGGTTTCCAGGTTGCGGTAGACAGTCACCAAATCAGACGCGGGCAGCTGCCCGCGTTCGCGTATTTCTTCCGCGCTGGCCGGACGATCCATACTCAGGAGTGCCCCGAGCACGCATTCGCGTTTTTTTGTCATGCGGCCGCCAGTCGCCTTGAGGCGTTCCAGGATGATGTCCAATAACTCTGGTTTTTCTATACTCATGCGGCTTCCCTAAAAAAAGAGCCTGATCGGATATTCAGTCCGATCAAGCTCTTTTGAAAGTCGCGGTTTTCGCGCGGGGGGATTAAAACTCCATGCGTGCGCCGATTGTGACATTACGCCTGGGCAGTGGGGCTACGTCCTTGATGTAGGAGGTGTGATGTCGGATTTCTTCATCCAGCAAATTGTTGGCCTGGGCAAAGAGTGTCAGATCGATACCGCTGCCGAGCTGGAAGGTATAAGCGAGGTCTGCTTTGAGTTCGGTGTAAGCATCGGTTTCGGTTTCCAGCGGCGCGGTGTCGTTTTGCTCGAACGCATGACGTAGCAGTAAGCCGGCATCCCACTTGCCATGAGCCCACTGGATCTTTCCGCCCATCCGTAGGGGAGGGATGCGGGGTAAGTTATCGTTGCCGTCACGATTTTCTGCCCGCACGAAGTCACTCATCAGGCCGACTTGTAATTGGCTATCTTCTGAGCGAAAGAGGATGCGGTTTAACTCTGCTTCAAATCCATAGAAGTTGGCATTTACATGGTCGTAGGCGTAGACATCCAGTTCGCTCACAATACCGAGCGCGGTTGCGTCGGCTTCAGCCGCGTAGATGTAATCCTCGAAGTAGGTGTAGAAGAGCGATGCGCTCGCTTCCCACTTGTTTCCTTGATAGCGATAGGTCAGATCTACGCCGTAGGCGGTTTCCAGCCCTAAGTTTGCATCCCCACGCTCATATTGGCTAGTGACGATGTGTTCGCCGTCAGCATAGAGTTCGGTGGAGGTGGGATGGCGCTGTGAGCGTTGTAAGGAGAGTGCGAGCGAGTTGCGCTCATTGATGTCGTAGATGATGCCTACGGCTAGGCTCATGGCCATGTCGCTGTAGTCGGTGGTGCCAGCCGCATTGATTTGCTGGGTTTCTAGTCGACCGCCGAACTCATAATGCCAATCGCCGTGGTGAATGTGTTCGCTGATGAAGATGGCTTGATTGCGAGTTTGAGTGGCAGGGCCGAAGGCGGCGCCCTCTTCGCCTGTGGCTTCGAATTCGGTATCAGAGATCTGAATACCAACGATGCCCTCGTCGATGATTGACCATTCGTAGTGCGCCGCTTCGGCTCGCAGCTCCAAGCCATCACGTTCGAATACGGTGCCTGTTTCATCGCCTTCAAGCTCGATGTGCTGGTAGTCGGTGTATCCGAAGCGGACGCGAGCAGCCTCGATCCAGGCAATCGGCTCGAAGATTGCGAGTTCCAGATCGAAGCGCTTGCGTTCGAGATCGATGGCCACGCCCTCTTCTGCGTGTTCGTCCTCGTCGTCATGGTCATGATCGTCTTCCTCATGTTCGTGCTCATGTCCTGGCACGCCATAGTTCGAGTTGTAAGATGAGAAAGACGCGCCGATATAGTTCTGCTCGCCAAAGAACCAGCTACTGCCTACGGAGTAGTAGTCAGTTTCGACGAAGCTACTGCCTAGTTCGTCACTGCTCGTTTCTTCGTGCTCATCATCGTCATGATCGTGCTCTTCTTCGTGGAAGGCTTCGGCGTCGCCGGCGATTTCATAGTTGTCGGCATTTCGTTTGAGGCCTGTCACGCTGAGTGTCCAGTGTTCGCCGCCGATGGTGCCGTAGCCGAGGTGGGTCTCTCCGTTGGATACGCTATCGTAGCGGGTTTCGATGGCCCCTTCGTAGCCTTTCGAATCGACGCGTTCGCGTGGGATTTCTTTGCCCATAACATTGACGACTCCGCCGATAGCGGAGCTGCCGTAGAGCAGGGTGGAGGGGCCACGTAGTATTTCTACGCGGTCCGTGAGTAGTGGCTCCACGGATACGGCGTGGTCGGGGCTGGTTTCAGACACATCGAGTGAGCCGAGTCCAGCCTCCAGAATGCGCACGCGTGGGCCGTCAAAGCCGCGAATGATCGGACGGCTGGCACCGCCACCAAAGCTGGTCGCGGTCACACCAGCTTGTCCATCGAGCAGCTCACCGAGACTGCTGCCACCTTCTTTTCGAATGGCGGCTTCGTCGAGCGAGGTGAAAGGGCTGCTATAATCTTCGATTGCCCGAGCGACGGGTCCTGCGGAGACGATATACTCCTTGAGCTCGTAAATGGGCGTATTGGCGACTGAATTATTGTCCGCGTGAAGTGTTGTAAGAGCGCACGCGAGAGCGCTCATTGAAAGCTTTTGATGAAATTGCATGTGATATGAGTACTGACTTGTTTGACCGGCGAGCCGGCTTCCGGGAGGCGAGCCCTGACCATGTTATCGCGCTTTCTTCGAAAAGTGCGTTGGCATCGGTCGTCTGGACTTAAACAAGAGGACTCAAAGGCGGGGCACGTGAATGAAGCCGGATCGGGGCTTGGCCACACCAGAGACTTTCCATTTCGATGGATACGGTCGATAATAGCTGGTTTGTCCGCTCTGGTGTAGTGAGCGGTATGATTGCACTGCAACCAGTCGCTAGAAATGTGACCGCACAGACGTGTGTGTCATTTTCGGAGTTAGATCGCTTGTCATCCGCAGCATCGTCTTGCCCCGCGCAGGCATGCTCACAGTTCTGCTTGCCGTGTAGGTAATCATGCAGGTCTGCACTACTCGAGGCGAGTGTGAGCAGCACAATCAATACGACCAATGCACCCGAGAGTAATCGGGTGATGGGGTGCTTGGATTGTTTGCTGCTTAACATGTGATCAGGTATTGATTGGTTGTGTCAGCATGAAGCGCGTTTCTTTTACTAATGCAAGTAATTTGCGATAAAAATGTCTTATCGCAGAATTGCCGTTGCCAGTTACGGCAAAGCGCGCTGAATATTCCTTATGGAAATACTTCTCACGCTACTGTGTGGTGTCGTGCTGGGGGCGGCGATTATCTACCTCGCTCTCAGCTCAGTTCTCAAGCGTACTCAGCGCTCAGTGAATGCGCTAGAAGCGGAGTGCGATGCTGTGCGTGCGGCCCAGGGTGCAGCCGAGCAGGCCTTGGCCCGGTTGGAAGCGCAACGCGAGGCAGAACTCCGTGCTGCTGCGGAAAAATTAGCACTGCTTCAGGATGCGCAAACTCGTTTGCAGGAGAGTTTCAAGGTGCTTTCTTCGGAGGCACTGGCTAAAAACAATGAGTCTTTTCTGAGCCTGGCGAAGACTGCACTGGAGAAGTATCAAGCGAATGCACTGGGTGATTTAGATAAGCGGCAGGCGGCGATTCACCAAACTGTCGAGCCTGTCAGCCTAGCGCTCAAAGCCTTTAACGAACGGGTGGAGCGCATCGAGACACGTCGCACCGCGACTGATGCTAGCCTGCAACAGCAACTCCAGCAGCTAGCTGAGTCACAAGCGAAACTCAGCAAGACTACGGGGAGTCTAGTGCAGGCGCTGCGTGCCCCACAAGTGCGAGGCCAGTGGGGCGAAATGCAACTGCGTCGCACCGTCGAAATGGCGGGCATGGTCAATCGGGTGGATTTCTTAGAACAGGCCTCGGTCGATATCGCCGATGGCCAGCGTCAGCGCCCCGACATGTTGATCAATCTACCCAACGGCCGCCAAGTGGTGGTCGATTCCAAGGTGCCGCTGGCCGCCTACCTCGACGCCCTCGAAGCCGACGACCCCGCTGTGCAGACCGCTCGCATGCAGGCGCACGCACGCCACATCCGCGAGCACATCAAGGGGCTCTCCGCCAAGTCGTATTGGACTCAGTTTGAGAATACGCCCGAGTTTGTCGTGCTCTTCATACCCAACGAAACCATCTTCAGCGCCGCGTTGGAGCAAGACCCCGCACTGATTGAGCTGGGAGTGGACAACAAGGTCATCCTCGCCACGCCCACCACGCTCATTGCACTGCTCAAAGCGATCGCCTTCGGCTGGCAGCAAGAAGCCATCGCCCGCGAGGCCAAGGAGATCGCTGCCCTGGGCAAAGAGCTCTACCAGCGCATCAGCGTCGTCACCGGCCACTTTACTAAGCTCGGCAAAAGCCTCGAACAATCCGTCGGTCACTATAATAAAACGCTCAACTCCATCGAAAGTCGCCTAGTGGTAACAGCTCGGAAGTTTGAAGCCTTAGACAGTGCCGCCCCCGAGCCCCTCCCCGAGCCAAAAGGCATCGAAAAGATCCCAATCCTGCCACAAGGCGACTAGTGGCAGAGCCCGGGAACGCAACTCTCCTGAGTTGCCCTACGTCGGAGTCAGCCGCCGCAGCGAATGCGGAGATTCGCGAGCCCGGGAATGCAACTCTCCCGAGTTGTTCCGCGTCGGAGTCAGCCGCTGCAGCGAATGCGGAGATTCGCGAGCCCGGGAATGCAACTCTCCCGAGTTGCCGCGCGTCGGAGTTAGCCGCCGCAGCGAATACGGAGATTCGCGATCCCGGGAACGCAACTCTCCTGAGTTGCCCTACGTCAGAGTCAGTTGCCGCAGCGAATGCGGAGATTCGCGAGCCTGGGAACGCAACTCTCCCGAGTTGCCGCGCGTCGGAGTCAGCGCGCATTCCACCATTGCCATTCAGCGATCTTTACATAACGTTCATTCACAGCCTAAGTTAAGTTTAAGCGAGTCATTGCTCATTGACGCCCGTCCCTCCTTCAGCCCCAATCAAGTGTCTCAATCGTCGCCAGACCCCAACAGCCCTGGCGTCTGGCATTCAAGAGGTTACTTGCCTCATTTTGAAAGCCAGGTGAGCACACAGCACGTCACCGTGCACTTATCGGACAGCTTACCTCAATCTGCGATCGAGCGCATCGATCAAGCGATTCAGAGCCTTCCCGACGAAGCGCGAGCGATCGAGCGCAGAAAGCGCTTACATGCGTGGATTGATGCCGGTTATGGTTCCTGTATATTAAAGGAACCCGCCTTAGCCCAGATCGTGGAAGGCGCATTTCATTTTTTTGATGGTGAGCGTTATCGTTTATATGCGTGGGTGGTCATGCCCAACCACTTCCATGTCTTATTTCAACCCATGGCAGGGTGGACAATGGCTGAAACGCTAGCTTCATGGAAAAAGTATACAGCCACTGAGATCAAAAAATGGCTAAGAGCGAATACGGAGATTCGCGATCCCGGGAATGCAACTCTCCTGAGTTGCTCCGCGTCGGAGTCAGCCGCCGCAGCGAATACGGAGATTCGCGAGCCCGGGAACGCAACTTTCCTGAGTTGCTCCGCGTCGGAGTCAGCCGCCGCAGCGAATACGGAGATTCGCGAGCCCGGGAACGCAACTCTCCTGAGTTGCCCCACGTCGGAGTCAGCTCCCGCAGCGAATACGTCCGACAAGTCACCGTTATGGCATTCAGAATACTGGGACCGCTATATCCGTAACGAAAAACACTTTCACGATGTGATCGACTACATCGAGCAAAACCCTGTTAAAGCTAAACTCTGCGCATCACCGAGCCAATGGCGTTTTAGCAGCGCCTACCAATCATGAATCAAGAGCCCAACGACGACCCCATCGAGTTTGAAATCAACGGCGTGCTGGACCTCCACACCTTCCGACCCTCTGAGCTCGGCGACCTAATACCCGATTACATCGAGCTCGCTTTGGAAAAAGGCTATCACCGCATCCGCATCATCCACGGCAAAGGCATCGGCACCCTGCGCGAGACTGTGCACACACTTTTAAGGCGCGACACACGCGTTAAGAGTTTCCAGCTAGCCGACCAGAGCGAAGGCAGTTGGGGCGCCACCGTAGTGCAGCTCCGCTGGAAGAAGGAAGGAATTAAGGAACGTTGAACATCGAACGTCCAACATCGAATTTTGAAT
The nucleotide sequence above comes from Coraliomargarita algicola. Encoded proteins:
- a CDS encoding O-antigen ligase family protein, which codes for MEPSSAKHRRHSLKRRHMGPPAKGARKHASSKRVAPTESFAPPPVASRRMISLPKPPGPPPAFKLFLGAFLSVMLLIALGGGYNAVALAFALLLPGIALVIKPPSKGLGKLGDFGFVGLLLCLLLAFVPQFYWPSAAWREEAAALGIDLPATLSVQPWLSFEAWLLTLAGFGWLYAALQWPVNLSGRRWLYFGLSILVCGLAGFVLWGNLMGARYPAAGEVAVFSYFKDPKLTASLLAIAGIATFIYSIEGLRSRNLVPLIGVPATVLCFAGLLVSGACVGLLLYFSGIALWFVCSIRSRSLPRAFKFGFPLVVLIFGVVLVNNDRSVQRMLDLVRTDTQLNDRLRLPVYADATDMVLAAPLSGFGLGSFSAVFPQYREASANFQTVAQPKSDLLWLASEGGLLALVFFAIFLFAYAKRCRGMLEGASASYRLLALIAVIIFALNGLFDVPWHRPGTMYFAILLAALALPTRTRAATHLPKLFWRASGALLILFGLLWLAAGLFNAPFYSAVKLSQAQATLEAQLSEGTKPPERPSEADFANATAVADSWVAQRPLDWRAYSLRAQLRLQDTRDLEQADADFRRARFVEPVLGVVSQAEGRAWLPYDPERVVGAWRETLLREIEDKDRTYSSMLQQASESSRLQERMARLSEVDPYYRAFFLCSLRGRELQREMARELAKDAGLKAYNVKLRTEIVENWIQHGDLNLAEAFLQSYEDSLANRWWLWSLLLKDQAKFQQAIQQIREHVEVPEIPAVKVNLEEVSMARLTREYAVDSGDRMKGATLISIYLEGQEYEKALSVLDRLLETPQPPLYLYYWRAECLYQLQDYIESWYSFEKYLERLWGRDDAANPVAQGS
- a CDS encoding HAMP domain-containing sensor histidine kinase, with amino-acid sequence MDSNTPPTQFNGYPLDSSNGFIHGSPTDEEIRLQALNHSKDKLLSLVGHDLRSAIGGVLGIVRMLDQRLEQNDIEEAKRLSGLIYKAGQDAEDLLKDLVAWTRNSGQELKFRLESIDILQLLNTEVDRLHAVAHQKKQRIKIDAFDSGIIRADPYMLQAIFRNLLTNAIKFSHQGGEIKVCIYRQPGLWEFQVKDKGVGMTEDTQALLLKIDGRKQKSGTSGEMGSGFGLLLCEDFIQRHGGHLTWESATGEGTTFSFTIPELLG
- the ruvC gene encoding crossover junction endodeoxyribonuclease RuvC, with amino-acid sequence MASNSTRKLWAAHIARGGKAAGAKQAPTRVTLGRSFRGRVLGIDPSLRGSGFAVLDYSADGTARILEAATLKLHRSLSMPECLGAIGNQVDDFLNQHSVDHVAVEQTIYVQNFQTAQILGAARGAAIGTAAMRGLPVFEYAPLRIKQAVVGMGRASKEQVARTIQNITGTNFELRFDESDAAAVALCHAFTWREE
- a CDS encoding sulfite exporter TauE/SafE family protein; the protein is MDTLELWQYGLIALGAFLVGLGKGGLPGVGNITVVLMALALPPKASVGILLPILISADIIAVIVYRRHAEWRYIWKLAPWMLTGIVIGYFVFSRVDDAQVRFLIGLILLSMTGVHFYRKWLRRHATEIDTLPHHPVFISSTGIIGGFATMVANAAGPVAALYFIASGLPKYAYIGTSAWFFLLANLVKVPLMVDLQIIDFASIRFSASFMLYSVMGAAIAPMIVKHINQKLFEYLIWFFVIVGGIKLIIP
- the truA gene encoding tRNA pseudouridine(38-40) synthase TruA; the protein is MRWKCICAYDGTDFDGWQRQPGGEAVQNYLERALSQIFDQPIQLQGSGRTDAGVHARGQCFHFDADWAHAPEKLIRALHSILPTSLKIHSVKQVSEDFHARFSVTGKRYLYRYYLGRADPIDDRYVWACRDLPLDVEAMQAAADILVGTHDFSAYSASHGKDSDPNTVKTVTRLQIKQSGKHLRLDAEGSGFLYRMVRSFAGALHSVGRGQLSPADIAEILASKERTHRIVTAPAKGLFLDKVFYP
- a CDS encoding MerC domain-containing protein, yielding MENATVSTCRSHGWLDHLAIGMAAVCAFHCLLTPILVIALPIIATSFFVHEDFHLWMILLVLPTTGFAVFMGCRQHKDRWVAVFSAIGLSILVFSLVQERLHSAGQMEAANEAAHCSACAGDVLAEPAPLHSAAWINTLGGLTLASAHIRNFRLCRKRRCQHD
- a CDS encoding Fur family transcriptional regulator — translated: MSIEKPELLDIILERLKATGGRMTKKRECVLGALLSMDRPASAEEIRERGQLPASDLVTVYRNLETFEKLGVLQRVPLENGTHLFELTAPDEHYHHLICRECHKAERLDVCVGHEVVKRAQAHGYSQIAHMMEVYGVCDECAKP
- a CDS encoding TonB-dependent receptor, with the translated sequence MSALACALTTLHADNNSVANTPIYELKEYIVSAGPVARAIEDYSSPFTSLDEAAIRKEGGSSLGELLDGQAGVTATSFGGGASRPIIRGFDGPRVRILEAGLGSLDVSETSPDHAVSVEPLLTDRVEILRGPSTLLYGSSAIGGVVNVMGKEIPRERVDSKGYEGAIETRYDSVSNGETHLGYGTIGGEHWTLSVTGLKRNADNYEIAGDAEAFHEEEHDHDDDEHEETSSDELGSSFVETDYYSVGSSWFFGEQNYIGASFSSYNSNYGVPGHEHEHEEDDHDHDDEDEHAEEGVAIDLERKRFDLELAIFEPIAWIEAARVRFGYTDYQHIELEGDETGTVFERDGLELRAEAAHYEWSIIDEGIVGIQISDTEFEATGEEGAAFGPATQTRNQAIFISEHIHHGDWHYEFGGRLETQQINAAGTTDYSDMAMSLAVGIIYDINERNSLALSLQRSQRHPTSTELYADGEHIVTSQYERGDANLGLETAYGVDLTYRYQGNKWEASASLFYTYFEDYIYAAEADATALGIVSELDVYAYDHVNANFYGFEAELNRILFRSEDSQLQVGLMSDFVRAENRDGNDNLPRIPPLRMGGKIQWAHGKWDAGLLLRHAFEQNDTAPLETETDAYTELKADLAYTFQLGSGIDLTLFAQANNLLDEEIRHHTSYIKDVAPLPRRNVTIGARMEF
- a CDS encoding DNA recombination protein RmuC, with the translated sequence MEILLTLLCGVVLGAAIIYLALSSVLKRTQRSVNALEAECDAVRAAQGAAEQALARLEAQREAELRAAAEKLALLQDAQTRLQESFKVLSSEALAKNNESFLSLAKTALEKYQANALGDLDKRQAAIHQTVEPVSLALKAFNERVERIETRRTATDASLQQQLQQLAESQAKLSKTTGSLVQALRAPQVRGQWGEMQLRRTVEMAGMVNRVDFLEQASVDIADGQRQRPDMLINLPNGRQVVVDSKVPLAAYLDALEADDPAVQTARMQAHARHIREHIKGLSAKSYWTQFENTPEFVVLFIPNETIFSAALEQDPALIELGVDNKVILATPTTLIALLKAIAFGWQQEAIAREAKEIAALGKELYQRISVVTGHFTKLGKSLEQSVGHYNKTLNSIESRLVVTARKFEALDSAAPEPLPEPKGIEKIPILPQGD
- a CDS encoding Smr/MutS family protein; protein product: MNQEPNDDPIEFEINGVLDLHTFRPSELGDLIPDYIELALEKGYHRIRIIHGKGIGTLRETVHTLLRRDTRVKSFQLADQSEGSWGATVVQLRWKKEGIKER